A region of Haloplanus sp. XH21 DNA encodes the following proteins:
- a CDS encoding MarR family transcriptional regulator encodes MAENADGGSGVLRSKRSATRYQILVGIAERQPAVSQQEIADDIGITAQAVSDYLQDLIEEGYVRSPGRGRYEVTKEGVDWLIGQTDELREFVTHVSEDVIGQVEIETALATAPISEGDAVSLSMRDGVLRATPGAAGSTTAVAVTDAASGRDVGVTDFEGVLDYDLGRVTAVSIPRVQDGGSDAVSTETITDHVAEADLLATAGTEALAAAQAAGVDPDLRFGTPRAVQEAAARGLDVLLLAVSDELSTHLDRLREGNINYEVVDTAE; translated from the coding sequence ATGGCAGAGAACGCCGACGGCGGGTCGGGCGTCCTCCGAAGCAAACGCTCGGCGACGCGGTATCAGATCCTGGTTGGCATCGCGGAGCGACAACCGGCCGTCAGTCAGCAGGAAATCGCGGACGACATCGGCATCACCGCCCAGGCGGTGAGCGACTACCTGCAGGACCTCATCGAGGAGGGGTACGTCCGGAGCCCCGGCCGCGGTCGATACGAAGTCACCAAGGAGGGCGTCGACTGGCTCATCGGGCAGACGGACGAACTCCGGGAGTTCGTCACCCACGTCTCGGAGGACGTGATCGGACAGGTCGAAATCGAGACCGCGCTCGCGACGGCGCCGATATCGGAGGGCGACGCCGTCTCGCTGTCGATGCGCGACGGCGTCCTTCGGGCGACCCCCGGCGCCGCCGGGAGCACAACCGCAGTTGCGGTCACCGACGCGGCGTCCGGCCGCGACGTTGGCGTCACCGACTTCGAGGGCGTCCTCGACTACGACCTCGGCCGCGTGACCGCCGTGTCGATTCCCCGCGTGCAGGACGGCGGGAGCGACGCCGTCTCGACCGAGACGATCACCGACCACGTCGCCGAAGCCGACCTCCTGGCGACGGCGGGAACCGAAGCGCTCGCGGCCGCGCAGGCGGCCGGGGTCGACCCCGATCTCCGGTTCGGCACGCCACGGGCCGTCCAAGAGGCCGCGGCACGCGGCCTCGACGTCCTCCTCCTCGCCGTTTCGGACGAACTCTCGACCCACCTGGACCGCCTCCGCGAGGGCAACATCAACTACGAAGTCGTCGACACGGCCGAGTAG
- a CDS encoding TRAP transporter substrate-binding protein has product MSNTTATGISRRRYLSGIGVAGTVGLAGCLSGIRNGGGESLSTFKYGTVGSESANGMGSVDPYGAWTLADRLTEKSDGDVKMDIIGDSQVCGESDCIGKIRNDIVQAGTTSVGNTTKFSPENNIWALPYLFPPDNRAALSYGIFSETAWKQFWVPFAKQYNYVPFIGYPAQHRVIHIGQSGAKQADGERVTTPDQIEGMDIRRTVSRIPAKAITEWGGSPVKVSWGDAIQGLKSGLIGGMETWLTNAAAYGMLPSLDQTVLNNWSLGIEMSWAKVDWLKSLPDEHRSLVAQESERVTEELIHNTEEIITDRAGAVQEPPDGTDYGKSNIKVNVLSESELEQWKDDTAYKRNSDLYSKTFEQAGTLLGGPDAARDFADSIYELTRSSSAPESTADFTLTSWWDDHLDEI; this is encoded by the coding sequence GTGTCTAACACAACAGCGACGGGTATCTCCCGACGGAGGTATCTCAGCGGTATCGGTGTCGCAGGTACTGTTGGTCTCGCCGGCTGTCTCAGCGGCATCAGAAATGGAGGCGGGGAGTCCCTAAGCACGTTCAAGTACGGGACTGTCGGCTCCGAGAGCGCCAACGGCATGGGCAGCGTTGACCCGTACGGTGCTTGGACGCTCGCTGACCGACTGACGGAGAAGTCCGACGGCGACGTGAAAATGGACATCATCGGCGACTCGCAGGTCTGTGGCGAGTCGGACTGCATCGGGAAGATACGCAACGATATCGTCCAGGCGGGCACGACCTCGGTCGGGAACACGACGAAGTTCTCGCCGGAGAACAACATCTGGGCGCTGCCGTACCTGTTCCCGCCGGACAACCGCGCCGCGCTCTCGTATGGCATCTTCAGCGAGACGGCGTGGAAGCAGTTCTGGGTCCCCTTCGCCAAGCAGTACAACTACGTTCCGTTCATCGGCTATCCGGCCCAGCATCGGGTCATCCACATCGGCCAGTCCGGTGCGAAACAGGCCGACGGGGAGCGTGTCACCACGCCCGACCAGATAGAGGGAATGGACATTCGCCGGACTGTCTCTCGAATTCCCGCGAAGGCAATCACCGAGTGGGGCGGCAGCCCTGTCAAGGTCAGCTGGGGTGACGCCATTCAGGGGCTCAAATCGGGCCTCATCGGCGGTATGGAGACGTGGCTGACGAACGCCGCCGCCTACGGAATGCTTCCCTCGCTCGACCAGACTGTGCTGAACAACTGGTCGCTCGGCATCGAGATGAGTTGGGCCAAAGTCGACTGGCTCAAGAGCCTCCCCGACGAGCACCGGTCGCTCGTCGCTCAGGAGAGCGAACGGGTTACAGAAGAACTCATCCACAACACCGAGGAGATCATCACCGACCGCGCTGGCGCCGTCCAAGAGCCGCCCGATGGAACGGACTACGGGAAAAGCAATATCAAGGTCAACGTTCTGTCCGAAAGCGAACTCGAGCAGTGGAAAGACGACACCGCCTACAAGCGGAACTCCGACCTCTACAGCAAGACCTTCGAGCAGGCCGGTACCCTGCTGGGCGGTCCCGACGCGGCGCGGGACTTCGCGGACAGTATCTACGAACTGACTCGGAGTTCTTCGGCTCCCGAATCGACTGCGGACTTCACCCTCACGTCTTGGTGGGATGACCACCTCGACGAAATCTAA
- a CDS encoding MBL fold metallo-hydrolase: MDIRFLGGAEEIGRSAVLVNGSLLLDFGMKSATPPQFPVASPSPDAVVASHGHLDHVGAIPSLLSGDDRPPIHWMSPTRELALTLARDTLKLHGGTYNCPFTEEEIKRVTQVSETHGYRETFEAADHQVTFYNAGHIPGSAHVLIDDGDTRLLYTGDFHTEDQRLVAGATARPAADVVVCESTYSDVTHGNREDLEEQFATSVRTTLWEGGTVVIPAFAIGRTQEMMLICEANDIPCYVDGMGKQVTETLRQYPAFLRDGEALRRAKSHARFVTGRDGQRERIAEKNVAIITTSGMLSGGPAMTYIPAVRANPINKITMTGYQVEGTPGRNLLERGRAEIDGRVMPVSAQVEQYDFSAHADCEGVLDLLGSYRDAEILVNHGDRCVAFAEELAADGFDASAPDLGETVTV, encoded by the coding sequence ATGGATATTCGGTTTCTGGGTGGGGCTGAGGAAATTGGGCGTAGTGCTGTTCTCGTCAACGGTTCTCTCCTGCTTGATTTCGGAATGAAGAGTGCTACCCCACCCCAGTTCCCTGTCGCATCACCCAGCCCCGACGCAGTCGTCGCCAGTCACGGCCATCTCGATCATGTCGGAGCGATTCCGTCGCTCCTCTCGGGTGATGATCGACCACCGATTCATTGGATGTCACCCACGCGCGAGCTCGCGCTCACGCTCGCTCGTGATACGCTCAAACTCCATGGCGGTACGTACAACTGTCCGTTCACTGAGGAAGAAATTAAACGCGTCACCCAGGTTTCCGAAACACACGGCTACCGTGAAACATTCGAAGCGGCAGATCACCAGGTCACCTTCTATAACGCCGGCCACATCCCCGGGAGCGCACATGTGCTGATTGACGATGGGGACACACGACTACTGTACACGGGCGACTTTCACACCGAGGATCAGCGACTCGTCGCAGGAGCGACCGCACGTCCTGCCGCAGACGTTGTTGTCTGTGAGAGCACGTATTCCGATGTCACGCACGGAAATAGAGAGGATCTGGAAGAGCAGTTTGCCACGAGTGTCAGAACGACCTTGTGGGAGGGTGGTACGGTTGTCATTCCTGCCTTTGCAATCGGGCGTACGCAGGAGATGATGCTGATCTGTGAGGCGAACGACATTCCCTGTTACGTCGACGGGATGGGCAAGCAGGTGACTGAGACGCTTCGCCAGTATCCGGCCTTCCTCCGTGATGGGGAGGCCCTTCGGCGAGCAAAGTCACATGCTCGATTCGTCACCGGGAGAGATGGGCAACGGGAACGGATTGCCGAAAAGAATGTGGCTATCATCACCACCAGCGGGATGCTCTCCGGCGGCCCCGCCATGACGTACATCCCCGCCGTTCGGGCGAACCCGATAAACAAGATCACGATGACGGGGTATCAGGTCGAGGGGACGCCCGGGCGCAACCTGCTGGAGCGTGGGCGGGCGGAAATCGACGGTCGGGTGATGCCCGTCAGCGCACAGGTCGAACAGTACGACTTCTCCGCGCACGCCGACTGCGAGGGGGTCCTCGATCTCCTCGGGTCCTACCGGGACGCCGAGATACTGGTCAACCACGGCGACCGCTGTGTGGCGTTCGCCGAGGAACTCGCTGCCGACGGCTTCGACGCGTCCGCGCCCGACCTGGGCGAGACGGTCACGGTGTAG
- a CDS encoding SDR family NAD(P)-dependent oxidoreductase yields the protein MRRNSRRNLLTAICPSEETQSKTDNVSAAAEEQAAELNEVTERANDLQRYAQPLRDILDCFETEAEHEFDFSVGPTGSGGPAGGSEEEEEQAADSCFDALDPWTVFRLRPERPTMTRTALVTGASGGIGSATARNLGADHDVAVHYNSDRESAEAVAADVRDQGQDALVAQCDISDPDAVTAMVEDVREQLGAIDVLVNNAAVLHETPLEEADDETIQQTLRVNLEGAVYCTRAVLPAMREQGEGRIVNISSTAGTDGSPTDVAYGASKSGLLGLTKSLAKQYTKDGIRTNAVAPGPVKTEMFAEERRPDVRDISPLDRLVDPDEVAEAVRTFATTSAMTGQTLVVDGGIRL from the coding sequence ATGCGTCGGAATAGTCGTAGAAACCTACTTACTGCTATCTGTCCAAGCGAGGAAACCCAGTCCAAGACCGACAACGTCTCCGCGGCCGCCGAGGAACAGGCTGCGGAACTGAACGAGGTCACCGAGCGAGCCAACGACCTCCAGCGGTACGCCCAGCCGCTCCGTGACATCCTCGACTGCTTCGAGACCGAAGCCGAACACGAGTTCGACTTCTCGGTCGGTCCGACCGGCAGCGGCGGTCCGGCCGGCGGAAGCGAAGAGGAAGAGGAGCAAGCCGCCGACTCCTGTTTCGACGCGCTCGATCCGTGGACTGTTTTCCGTCTTCGACCCGAACGACCGACGATGACGCGTACTGCACTCGTCACTGGCGCCAGCGGCGGCATCGGAAGCGCGACGGCACGGAACCTCGGGGCGGACCACGACGTGGCCGTCCACTACAACAGCGACCGGGAGAGCGCCGAGGCCGTCGCGGCCGACGTCCGAGACCAGGGGCAGGACGCTCTCGTCGCTCAGTGTGACATCAGCGACCCCGACGCGGTCACGGCGATGGTCGAGGACGTACGCGAGCAACTCGGCGCTATCGACGTCCTCGTCAACAACGCCGCCGTGTTGCACGAGACACCGCTCGAAGAGGCCGACGACGAGACGATTCAACAGACCCTCCGTGTCAACCTCGAAGGAGCGGTCTACTGTACCCGTGCCGTCCTGCCTGCCATGCGCGAACAGGGTGAGGGACGGATTGTCAACATCTCCTCGACCGCCGGGACGGACGGGAGTCCGACCGACGTGGCCTACGGCGCGTCGAAGAGCGGTCTTCTCGGCCTCACGAAGTCGCTGGCGAAACAGTACACCAAGGACGGTATCCGCACGAACGCCGTCGCACCGGGGCCGGTCAAGACGGAGATGTTTGCGGAGGAGCGACGCCCCGACGTGCGGGACATCTCACCGCTGGACCGTCTGGTCGACCCCGACGAGGTAGCCGAGGCCGTCCGGACCTTCGCCACGACGTCTGCGATGACCGGCCAGACGCTCGTCGTCGACGGCGGCATCCGTCTCTGA